A single region of the Triticum dicoccoides isolate Atlit2015 ecotype Zavitan chromosome 2B, WEW_v2.0, whole genome shotgun sequence genome encodes:
- the LOC119361744 gene encoding uncharacterized protein LOC119361744, with the protein MAGGPINFWNAWAVQSLVLTSLTLQVALVLLAGIRRRGTSWRTFRFMLWLAYQLADATAIYALGHLSFDGATPREHRLVAFWAPFLLLHLGGPDNITAYSLEDNMLWLRHLLNLGLQVLGASYVLYKHYIGTQDMLLLAAILMFVVGVVKYGERTWALRCGNMDIIRGSLKKKPPPRCDLVYLEYELPQGGCKGSVDEEEFLMRHAHSLFQFCKRAIVESSEDRDKDNPEIKVLDHITHEQWYVVMELELSLLYDILYTKAGVVHTSFGYCVRIASPAATAVALLFFQLSGKDGNSRVDVAITYILLGGALLLEIRSLLSALGSSWTLPFLCATRWSFLKHAFLCMGRWDRLRRWIVSLHRLIKVMRVGGCLRPARRWSGTVGQYNMLHLCSRPSKRNSPLPGRFAMMLGFEEWWNREHHSQTARISEYLKEELRVYIHELVTEGHVSTQGIVRKKWGEYAIQTKCTNMYKKLKDNLGVEFQEGIIIWHIATDLYLLDDKHTGLETMEGQAMYEAVRVLSNYMMFLLVERPYMLPGLAQSRLYRRTCENLVQIWAQEGRTHQAPSWRDMFRLRDGPNSRSSLQRRKKLAGMVQDKKPKAGPGTPRLSYAIDVAKELVSNDHQCNSLQVLLYVWMDFLVHAANRCSRESHAKKLSSGGEFTTVLWLLIEHLHQLVEPNPSSSSAEDGDETKGTQRAAVDK; encoded by the coding sequence ATGGCTGGAGGGCCTATAAACTTCTGGAATGCGTGGGCGGTTCAGAGCCTGGTGCTGACGAGCCTAACTCTGCAGGTTGCCCTCGTCCTGTTAGCGGGGATCCGGCGGCGTGGCACATCCTGGCGTACGTTCAGGTTCATGCTCTGGCTGGCGTACCAGCTCGCCGACGCCACCGCGATATATGCTCTCGGCCACCTCTCATTCGATGGTGCCACACCCCGTGAGCATCGCCTGGTTGCATTCTGGGCGCCGTTTCTCTTGCTGCATCTTGGCGGCCCGGACAACATCACCGCCTACTCGCTCGAAGACAACATGTTGTGGTTGCGACACCTACTTAATCTCGGTTTGCAGGTGCTGGGAGCTTCCTACGTCCTCTACAAGCATTACATCGGCACTCAAGACATGCTCCTTCTCGCCGCCATCTTGATGTTTGTCGTCGGTGTTGTCAAATATGGCGAGAGGACGTGGGCGCTCAGGTGCGGCAACATGGACATCATCCGGGGCTCCCTCAAGAAGAAACCACCTCCTAGATGTGACCTTGTTTACCTTGAGTATGAGCTCCCACAAGGTGGATGCAAGGGTAGTGTCGATGAAGAAGAATTCCTCATGCGGCATGCTCATTCCCTGTTTCAGTTCTGCAAGCGCGCAATAGTTGAATCGTCAGAGGACAGGGACAAAGACAACCCTGAAATCAAAGTTCTTGACCACATCACCCATGAACAGTGGTATGTGGTGATGGAGTTGGAGCTGTCACTGCTCTACGACATCCTGTACACAAAGGCAGGTGTGGTGCATACCTCATTTGGTTACTGTGTCCGTATCGCCTCACCAGCCGCTACTGCAGTAGCGCTGTTGTTCTTCCAGTTGAGTGGCAAAGATGGTAACAGCAGAGTCGATGTTGCTATCACCTACATCTTACTGGGTGGTGCATTACTCCTGGAGATAAGATCCCTGCTGAGTGCACTTGGGTCTAGTTGGACACTCCCCTTCCTGTGTGCCACAAGATGGAGTTTTCTGAAACATGCATTTCTCTGCATGGGGAGATGGGATCGGCTTCGCCGTTGGATAGTATCTCTTCACCGGCTCATAAAGGTGATGAGAGTTGGTGGGTGCTTGAGGCCGGCAAGGAGGTGGTCAGGTACTGTGGGGCAATATAACATGTTGCATTTGTGCAGCCGTCCCAGCAAAAGGAATAGTCCTCTGCCCGGTAGATTTGCCATGATGCTGGGATTCGAGGAGTGGTGGAACAGGGAGCATCACTCGCAGACCGCCAGGATTTCAGAGTACCTGAAGGAGGAATTGAGGGTTTACATTCATGAATTAGTCACGGAGGGCCACGTGAGCACCCAAGGCATTGTCAGGAAAAAATGGGGTGAGTATGCAATCCAGACGAAATGTACTAATATGTACAAAAAGCTCAAAGACAACCTAGGCGTTGAGTTCCAAGAGGGCATCATTATCTGGCACATCGCCACCGACCTCTACCTCCTCGACGACAAGCACACTGGGTTGGAAACCATGGAAGGCCAAGCAATGTATGAGGCGGTGAGGGTGTTGTCCAACTACATGATGTTCCTCCTGGTGGAACGTCCCTACATGTTACCAGGCCTTGCTCAGAGCAGATTGTACCGGCGGACCTGTGAGAATCTAGTCCAAATATGGGCCCAAGAAGGCCGAACGCACCAAGCCCCCAGCTGGCGCGACATGTTCCGCCTTCGTGATGGCCCCAATTCCCGCTCTAGTCTCCAACGGAGAAAGAAGCTTGCCGGCATGGTACAAGACAAGAAACCAAAAGCCGGCCCTGGAACCCCCCGTCTCAGTTACGCAATCGACGTAGCCAAAGAACTTGTCAGTAACGACCATCAGTGCAACTCATTGCAGGTGCTCCTCTACGTGTGGATGGATTTCCTGGTCCACGCGGCAAACAGGTGCAGCAGGGAGTCCCACGCCAAGAAGCTTAGCAGTGGAGGTGAGTTCACAACCGTCCTCTGGCTTCTCATCGAGCACCTCCACCAACTAGTCGAGCCTAATCCATCGTCATCGTCAGCGGAGGACGGCGATGAAACTAAGGGCACCCAGCGTGCAGCCGTGGACAAATAG